tgtggtgtgtgaggtatggggtgtggtgttgtgtctgCACACTCAGTGTCTCTGACTGCTGGTGTTTTCCATGGAGTCAtgcaatatctctctctctctctctctctctctcacacacacacacacacacacacacacacacacacacacacacacacacacacacacacacacacacacacacacataaatataaatACTAAGACTGAAAGAGAGACTTAACAACCAAGTGGTTGGATGTTCTGTATCTATGCAGACTTGAAATGTGAGTGTGACTTGAtggcgtgtgtgtacgtatagCCAGTAGTGGTAAAGTTATAGTGGCAGTTTGGCCTGTTAGTGCTACAGTACCGTGTAAAAGAGTGAGGATCGGACTGGGATGTCAGTATTCATAAACCAAAGCAACGAAGCATGAGTGCTGAAACTCTTATAATGTACAATACCAACTTTTAAAAATGTTGGCTTCTCGTTTTAAATTATTCGTAACTTCAGTTAATATAGCAATGATGTGCAAACTGCACAGAATACGGCCACCCTTGTAATCCGTACGGGCGAACATGTTCGGATTTGTTGTTTCCGCAAGGTGTCGCGTTCGCGTGAGTGTTCACTGTGACCACGGCTACACATCTTCCGTGTGATACACAAAACTGCACACGGGCCCGAGGGCTCACGCGGGCAAACAGAGGCTTTGTGCGCACGATGCCCCGTGCAAGGCTATCGATAACAGTGGTTTGCTGCCGCGTAGATAGCGCATGAAATATGaagtcatctgtgtgtgtgtgtgtgtgtgtgtgtgtgtgtgtgtgtgtgtgtgtgttgggttttgGGAGGGGGGAAGCAATATTATCCAGAAAGCTAGTGAAAGCTTGCATGAAGACCTTGAGAAAGCATGAACTAGAGAGACCACtgtgggaaagagaaagagtgcGCGAGAGATTTATTCTTCTCTCTTCTGTGACGGGAATCACTCGCTAAAATGACCTAAATTCTACTCCAGACAGCGAGAAGGCCTGCAAGGAttaagagatagagaaagagagggtgtgtgtgcatgtgagtgtgtgtgtgtgtgtgtgagagagagagagagagagagagagagaaagagagaaagtttGAGCTGTTAATCTTTTTTCCTCATTGGGCAGGAGAACAGTTACGTAAAAGGCATCTATAATTTCCTTCCACACAGATCAAAGGAGAACAATCTGCATGTGTGATGCTGCTTCCCTCAGgggtgcaagtgtgtgtgtgtgtgtgtgtgtgtgtgtgtgtgtgtgtgtgtgcgtgcgtgcgtgcgtgcgtgcgtgcgtgcgtgcgtgcgtgcgtgtgtgtaaaagTCCCAGTTTCTCCCCATCCATCTTAACTAATGAATTAGCCCACATTAAATTTAGCCATCACAGCAACCTACATTTTGCATGACAGTAAGTCAGTGAAGGAGCAGTGTCTCTGATTATGGACCACCATCGTGAGATGTCAGTGAGATGCCTGGGTCAACAGTCCAGTACTGAGTTTGCTCAGTTCTGCAAGGGCAGAACAACAGAAACAACAGGGCATTAAACTAGACAAAAAAGACTTGAACTTTGAAGCTGCTACAATTACAAAGGGAATCGCTGAAAGTTTAATTCTACTTGGTAGCAGGTTGGTAGTTGTCTAGGAATGGGGTGTGAGAATCAGAACTTTTATTAACAATGAACAGATCAAACAAAGACCAGAGATCTAAGAGCTAAAGGAGAGACCAGAGTTCCAAGAGCTAAAGGAGATACCAGACCAGAGTGCCAAGAGCTAAAGGAGAGACCAGACCAGAGTGCCAAGAGCTAAAGGGGGGACCAGATGCCTCAATTGCTGGCTCATGGGTCGCAAAAGATTTTGGTCTCTTCCATAAACATTAAGGATTTTGATATTTTCCTCAAACATGACATTTTTGCATAACTCCATAATAAATGAAGGACATGGGCCCAATTTGCAGGACCTGGAGTATCAAATGGTGCAAACATCATTTTTCACAATGTCCCAGCATTCCCATATGAGAGTGCAGAGTCCCATAACCGCGCTGGCCTAGAATGGCTGCCGACACACCGGGATGCAGTCTATCTCATTTCCAAAGCGTTCCGAGCGCTTTCCCAACAGTTTCTCACAGCTGCGTGTCTCTCAGAGTGCAAAGTAGATTTGCAGCCTCTCCATCCTTCAAAGACCTGGAAGCTTTTTTCTCCGAACAACAATTCAATATCACACTGCTCACAGTGCAGGACTTACAGTACTTACAGAACAGCATTCCAAGTAGCACTAATGCTCATTTAAACATAAAAGGTGGTACAGTGCCACGGTATAAAACGTGAATTTTGTCAGCTTGAATGAAGAAAACTGAGATAGTTTTGTTTGGATGGCCTGATCTTTCAGACAAGCACATTGCTTCTCTTGGTTTAACTAACATGCTACAATAGATTATGAATAAAACATATAGGGGAGACTTTTGATTAATCCTAGATAGATTAGCTTTATAAAAGTCTATTTGTCTTTTAATGGATTTGCGAAAGATATTCACATGTAATTCGAACGCGTCTGTCCTGGTGTCCCTTCACAAGATTCCAGTGAAATTTTAGGATTAATTTTAAAATGCTATTATTATTTAAGAGTATGGCACTTTCGACAACTTACTGGACATTAATATATACTAAGATGTTTCTGATACGTCCACCAGATCATGCATACTGTCACAAAGGGCAATCCTGCCCCCTACTGGTTGTCATTAAGCAGTGTCCCTTCACAACCCCAGGTAAGCATGGTCTTTAGCTCCATCGGGGACGGTGTACATCATTCAACTCCACACGCGTCTGAGATTTCTGACCTGTGTAGGTGTCTTTCTTCATGTGCAGTCCTACACGTCCAACCCATGCAGCTGGTCTCTGGACGCTACATGTCCACCTCAGCAGTGAAGCAAGGGACTCTCTACACTCACCGGGCAGCAGGTGGGCGATCTTCTTCTTATGAGAACATCAACAGCTTTCCTAACAGTTTAACAAATCCAGAGTCCAACCTGTTCAGGTACAACCTTACAGGGTATTTCAACTCGAATTAAAGTGTGAAGTGGCACGTGCACTTTTAAACACCGTGCAATCAGCAGTAATTACAGTACAGTGGAAGGCAATTACATTATAcacattatataaatataaactctaaacaatattttaaattcATTGCTTTACTTTATTCTTTGCTTTACTTAATAGTATTTAAAATCACTTATGAGAAGCACAATGAAATTTTGTAACTACAGTGAAAAGTACTTTATAAAGATCACTGTTGTTGCTATGGTGGTGGTTGTCATGGtaggttgtttgtttgtttgtttggtacgCCCCTGCAGAGTGCTGGTACAACATCCTGTGCACAGATGGGAAAGAGCTGAACCTGCTCCAGAGGaatagtgtggtgtgtgtgtgtgtgtgtgcatgcatgtgtgtgtgtgcgtgcacgcacaTGGAAGGGAGGGGCCAAACAGAAATGGACCTGCTCGTGGATCCCAGGAGCCCATCTGTGAGGCTctgaggtgatggtgtgtgagagCACCCTGGGTCCCAGCCTCCTGCTTGCTAATGATGTCACGGCAGGTGGATGAATCCTGCAGGACAAACTCTGCAGGATGAATTCTGCAGGATGAACTCTGCAGGGTGCAGAAGGAGCTTGCTCGAGTGCCTCAAACCTCAGTGGACAGACACCTCAGGCTCTGGGTCAGGCAATAAGGAGTTCTTCCCTGCTCTGGTGCAAAGGAAAAGCTTCCCAGATCTTTCCCAAAAATTTAGCTTTATAATTTTCATCATTTATGTAAAACTGTTTGCACCTGATTACCACAGACTGAGAGGTGAATGGCTGTCTTGTTAAAAGTTACgtgtatgtataaatgtataATTAAGAAAAGGAAGAAGAAAGACCCAATTAAGTTCTGCCAGATGATAAAttgctgtctgtctgttccATTGTTACTTGTCCTTAGCAAGTCCAGTCTGTGGCATAATTGGAGTGATGGTATTGTGCACATGTCTGTTCCTCCATGTCTGAGGAGTGGTGTTGTATGCAGTGGTGCAGTTCACCCTGgtctttctcactctcctcaTCTTCATTCTTTAGGTGAAGTATTGGGGGCTCTAGTTCAGGCTCTGAGTCGTTGACAGGGTTTAATGGAGCACACACTGAAGAGGGCCGAGACAGATCTCTCttccgttcacacacacatatatcaaaTTCTTTCCATATCTGGTTTTCATTCCCATTACACGTGTGCACACGTACATCATCTCTGACACATGTTCCATTAGCCCAGAGTTGTAACTTCACCTTGATTGAGAGACCGGGAAAATATTGACTTGTTTTAAAATCATGCGCGCATATGAGTGACAGCACGACAGACCAAATAGTCTACTGGTCCCCACTGACGATGCTCCTGGAAAACGTGAGTTTCCTTGTGTGCACGTGCATATTAACGCATGCTCACGTGTTTCCTGGTCACCCTTTCTGCGTCAGTTTAGAAGCACCGTTGACGTTTGTCAATCGTAATACACGTCTGACAGGAAGTGGCTGTTTTTGAACTCTCTTTTCATGACCAGAAGGGAAGTTCCGCTTTATCTTCTCAGCGAAATTCCTGTCAAACTCGGGGTGTTACGCAACTTGAGCGTTTGGGGCTGCAAGGCTCCGTCTGACCCAGTAAAGGCTCCGTAATGTGCAAATATTCCCCCAGCACTCACACCAGCAACCAATATAAAACCCAGTTCACATCATGTGACGTCAATCTGGCTTACAATTCAATTTTTCCATTTCTGCAGACTGCAAACCACAACCATGTCTAAAACACTGGAACACCAGCACAGGGCTGGCTGCAGGTTTTAAAAGTCCTGCCATCTATGCACATTTACGTTATTAGTGCGCAAAGCTATCAATTCATTTGCCCGATTGGCTGCCCTGTCCTCCTGTAGTCTTGTCCTCCAACGTGACGGCATCAGTGACCCTTATGCTGTAATCGTTCAGTATAAATACAGAGGCCTCACAAGTGAAGGACTCCGTCGGAAAATGCCATACTTCCCTCCTATTCAGTACACCAAAGCAGTACGAGATAACAGATAGTATGTCCGAGATTATGAAAAGTGCCCAGTCGCCTGCTGAAAGAACGCACAGCTTTAACGGTTGAGCAGAACGTGTTACGAAAGGTGGCACAAGTGAGAAAAGTTGTTTCTGTAAAATGTTGCTCATTAGCACCACCTACTGATTAGTGctacaccaaaaaaaaaaaaaaaaaaactaaaaacataaaaactaaaTAACAGTGTTTACAAAAATGTTCCCCAGATACATTTTTAACATAATGAAAAACATtggaacaaacacaaacacaaactaattattttatttctgtaaaggaATCAAACTGTAATAGTGTGGGCTTCCATTAACAGTCATATGTTAATAGTCAGTTTGCATTAGGTAGCCTGTACATGGccataaacaacaaacaaaattaACATCATTAACAGCATTAACTAAGAGTCACTGAGACTGCCTGAAACTCATGAGCACTGCATCAAGATATAAACACTTGTGGTCTAATTGGAAGTGTTTCATATCTCCTGAAATAAGACACAAATAAAGTATATGAAATTAGAGCTGAGcacattacaacacattcatattAAATATTCATAGCCTGGCTCATAACCATAACTCACTAGTGCAGTCACCCTCCTGTGCCTCGTTGACCTAGCAGGAAGTGGTTCCCCGCCCCAGGCTAAGGGGAAGGAGGTGTGGAGATCATCAGGTTCTGTTCTCCCAGGCTGTGGGGGTCAGAGTGCTCTTACAGTATCTGTGTTCATTAAACTGCTTTTGGGTCATATTTACCTACAGATATGTCAACAttaacagccaatcagagcacaTTTCTTGTGTAGCCCATGTCAGTTATGCAGGATACAGTTTTTTTAATAttctttgttcatttacaagCTATAATCCAGGTATACAGCCATAAGTGTTTAAAGACCGGAAACACTCAAGGATCATAAATGCTGAATGTGTTTAAATGGGTCAGtggcaggggtggaaagtaactaattacatttactcacattactgtaattgagtactttttatgagtaatttgtagtttttgaaatatgtaatttttacttttacttgagtacattttgacccaagtagttttacttcactacatttgaacgccctcacattactgagtaaaaaaatattgatggtgaaaaattaaatgcgggcagaaatttaaacttctgagtcccagaactgaaggccaattgcgtggccttgccttgcgcgcgccctttccattgtctcataatcaggtcgtaatctgctgcacttttttccaaaaggatgagattgttctatctttaaatcttctatctatcaggttctgtgggatcctgtgtacattttattgtgagtagtggaatcttgttgcattttagtttgatttgtggcattttgtgggcacttaattttgtgtgccttttgttttttgtataatttgtaatttaaatttctttattcttatcagtgttgtccgttggacaataggactgaaatttgtttgcactttatggtacaggttgtgactgtccttgtgctgtgaggaagtatgttcctgagcccatcTGATCTTtatgcaagtgtggatgtgcacttaaatacactttgaaatcgattaaaacaacttgtgctgaatttggttcattattcatccatgcattaaataactgaaagtaactaagtaacttttactcaaattacattttaaatgaagtaatttagtaattttactcgagtaaattttgagatgggtaattttacttttactctgagtagattttaggcaaagtaatgatacttttactcaattacaacttttcagtactctttccacctctggtcagTGGTTATATATCCAGAAACAACAGTGGGAAAGTCTTCAATGCATAGAGTGTGCAAACTAACAGGGAGGCGGAGTCCCCATTTCATTTTAATTCATGCTGTCAGCTAACGGAGAGAAGATCCACATATCTAAGTGACATCATCATCAGGCCTGGCTGGAGCCAGAACCTCAAGCCTCGGTCTCGTGGGGTTAATATCCTTTTGTAATGGATCATTTCTCATTTCCTCATAGTTAAAAACAATGGCATTAGTAGTACATGACACAGTCACAACCAGTAGTCAGTGTATCATTAATACACTGATATTAGTCACTGCAGATGCCTGATAACTGCAGATTCTGGATAACCATGGTAACTCCACTCTTCCTGATGCATTGGCCTATCAGCAGCAATTCCGAGGGAAATGAAGGGGAGATGTCAGGATCCCGTACAGAGAACGTGTGCAGCAGGTCATTGGAGGACCTGTCCAGAGACTCGACTAAGACAGACTCGGATACCAGGGAGCCTCATTTCACAGAGAAACAGTCCAGTCTTCAATGAAGCttttaaaaaaattgttttagTTTCTCACACACGTGCTCACACACGTAATTCACCAGGAGTCACACCAGGAGTGAGGCACTTTTCTGACTGCCCCCCCCTCCGAGATCCCTGGGTCCAAAACTGCACAACCTCATGCTGGCTTTGCTTATTACTCTTCTCCCCTTTGACCTCCTGGTGTTCCGACCCCTCCTGCCCAGGGGCAACAGTGTCCTCTTGACTCTCTTGCCATGGCCCTCCCTGGACAGCTTTTGCACACTGGGAGAGAAACATCCCTCCTCTTGACCGCTCCACGCCTCCACGTCCTCTTGTCGCTCCAGGCTGTCTTGGCAAGCCATGCCCCTTTTCCAGGCAACATGGACGAGCTCGGCCAGGCTTGCGAAGGCCGAGAGCACGCCCACGACAAAGTAGAACACCAGGAAGACGGTCTTCTCCATGGGCCTGGAGGTGAAGCAGTCCACTGTGTGGGGGCAGGGGAAGCGACTGCAGGGGAACTGGGCCTCAACACGGAAGCCGTACAGCCGGCACTGGCCAATCAGGAAGCCCAGCTCGGAAAAGAGGCGAAAACCCACGTTGACCATGTAGAGCCGCTTAAGGCGGAGGCGGTGCCTCGATTGATTGGCTGCTGCTATGCTGGTGGTGGAACCGTGTGTAGGTGCCTGGTCTTTCCTGTGGTGGTGCATGGCGTACATGAGGAAAACCACAGCAGGCGTGGAGATCAGCACAATGTGGAAGACCCAGAAGCGGTACTGGGAGATGGGGAAGGCGTGGTCGTAACACACCTGCTTGCAGCCAGGCTGCAGGGTGTTGCAGGAGAACTCGTCCTGCTCATCGCCGAACAGATCGCTGGCCACCGTACCCAGGACCAGCATCCTGaacagcaggaggaggaggagccacaGCCGTCCCAGCATGGGAGAGTGTGCCGGCAGCGACCCCAACAGGTCGCTCAGGAAACCCCAGTCAGTCATGGCGAAGTGTCCCAACCGAGCTCTTCCTCCGAGCTCCGCGCCAGATCCCGTGAAGGGTTCACCAACTTAGACCAGTGTAAATATTTTGCACTTGAAATAGAATTGAGGAATTTGTGTTACTGTCATATCCCAACAGCAGCTAAAATATTAAGTAGAGTAAAAAAAGAACATACCTCAAATTCACCCTGATCCAGTTTTGTTATAAGGAAGACTGCAACTCTTGCCCAGACACCCAACGTCTGTGCCATCGAGCAGGAGGTGGTGCCAACAGCAGGTAGTCAGGACAGGGGGATTCGGTGTGGGGTTTAGTGCCACTCCACTAGAATACCCGTGTGTACTCAGACGAGCCTACTCACACCACAGCAGCTTGTGTGGAGGTGATTTAAAAAATCTGCGTAAAACCCCCGAAAGGGAGGTCACATCCAACGCCTGGAACGTGTCTAAATGAGGGAGTGGGTGGAAGTAGGCGTCGTCCTTATCCGTAACTTCAAAGGCTTAAACAAAGAGACATTTTTGATGTTTATGTAGCTTAATGAGGGTCTCTTTGCCAGCCGTGTAATGGCAGGAAGTGTCTGGACAGACTCGGCCAGCTTGGAGTCGGACCGCTGCCACAGCGCCCCTCCCCAAGTTGGCGATAAAGTCCGGAGATGGATCTAAATGAGCTAATAACCTATATGCATATTCTGAACGAACATTCAAAACATTGAAATACTATACTAAAGGTTCAGAAAAAATTTGGGTTAATAACGGCCCAGATTTCAAAAGATGGCATTAAATGGCTATGGAAGAGGTGCTTACAAGATCAACCAATCCAAAGCATGTTGCAAAATTAGATTAGATCTAGTCTGGGTCTAAAATGCAGTGCCAATGGCCAGGAATCTATGTACCCTTTGTTTAGTCTGGGGTTCTCCATTACAAAGTTTCAGTGAAACTAATGAATACTGTGTTAGTAGACTGTTATGAAGAATTTTATTTATGCAGTTTAGAGTAGAAAAAGAAATAAGAAAATATTTACAAGACACCACAACAGACAAACACTTTGACAGTGAGTCTCGATAAAACACCAACAAACTGCAGGATGACGACTTGCAACACTGCAGACGGACTGGTGACTAAAAGCCCTCATCCGAGTCGGAGTCGAGGGCGTAGCGGACTGGTTTGGTGGTGCGTGCCGTTTTTGTCCTGGGGGCCACGGCGGGCGAGGTCACATCCACGGAGAAGCTGTCGTCTTCCTCCCACTTACTCTTCTGAAAAGGGGAGTGGGAGTTGAAAGGTAAGGGATAAAACTGCAGTCCTTACTGCAAACCCATGACCCCACCGCCCCTGCAGTGCATACGAACATGATGACGGCGATGGCGTACCTTTCCCCCAGCTGGGGCTTTGCCTCTGATACGGGCCAGCAGATTTCCTCCGTCTGAGTCGCTGTCCGAGTCCCCACTGCTCAGACCCACCTTCCTCTTGCGAACAGGCGCTTTCTTGACCGCGGGGGCACGGGTGGAGCTCTCTGATTCACTGGACGTCATCTTGGGGGCAGCTGCCTTTTTAGCAGCGGCTGGTTTAGTGCGGGGCTTGGACAAGGCGTCCAGGATAGAGGGCTGATTGACATCTGGAGAGACGGCCATGACCATCAGGAAAGGTACGATATAACAGCAACACTCCcctacagcagtgtgtgtgtggtcccatACCTGTTCCTTTCTGCTTGGATCCAGCAGTCATCTTCTTGGCTGTTGTTTTCTTCACAGCTTCTTTGGGTTTGGGCGGAGGTTTAAGAGCAGCACTTTCAGCAGctacgcacacccacacacacccacacaccatctGTACTTGGTAAATTGGTATTTGGCTACTCATGCATGACCATCtgtaggtgtacatgtgtgggtttgtgtgtgtgagaaaaagCAATGTATCCTCACAGCTTGCAGCACTCCTGCAGTAAATGAACATGTACTGTGGCCAAGCTTATGAGCCAGTACAAAAAGATACAGAGTGGGctgctactgtgtgtgtgtgtgtgtgtgtgcgcgcccgcgtgtgtgtgtgcgcgctagTCCCATactcacagctgtgtgtgtgtgtgcgcgctagTCCCATActcacagctgtgtgtggtcTTCACCGGCGCTTTTTTCTCCGTCGGCTTTCTAGGTTTTGCAGCAGCTTTTTTCCTGAAGGAAAATGTAAGGGGTTGGATTAGAGATCAGAGAGGCGGGGCCACAGCTCAGTCAGCCACACCCACCAGGAGGAAGGGCAAagcagtaggagagagagagagagagagagagagagagagagagagagagagagagagagagagagagagagagagagagagagagagagagagagagagagagaaggaggtggaGCGAAGGAGGGTGCCACTCACGGAGGGGGCTGGTCAGGTGAGTCTGGCTCGCTCTCACTCACAGCCTTGAGAGGCTCTGGGACAAAcatatcatcatcatcgtcatcatcagcAGATGAAGGTTTCGATTTGCCTAAACTCTCCAAATTGTCAGACTCATCCTCACTGCTGGACAGGCAGTATTTAGCACTAGCTGGaaggacaaacacacagatgtggGTGTGAGAGCAGGAACACTGGACAGACattcataaatatatatagaaaTCTACACTCAAAAGTGGACAACAGAGACACAAATAGCAACTTCCTCAAATTACAAGTTCAAGTGTCCTCACCCTGAGCTTTCCTCCCCAGTTTCTCCCTGGGCGCCACTTCTCCAGAACTGTCCAACACGTCAGAGGCAGAGAGGCCATCTTCATCGTCCTCATCCTCGGACCAggggttcttcttcttctccttcttcatgGGCTTGAACTGGAGGGTGGTCTGCTTGGCCGACTTGGAGCCTGCAACAGCGGGAACAGCTCTGTCAGGACGTGGCGCCAACGTGCGCAGGCACCCCTACGGAGC
This genomic stretch from Brachyhypopomus gauderio isolate BG-103 unplaced genomic scaffold, BGAUD_0.2 sc173, whole genome shotgun sequence harbors:
- the LOC143501431 gene encoding gap junction delta-3 protein-like; its protein translation is MTDWGFLSDLLGSLPAHSPMLGRLWLLLLLLFRMLVLGTVASDLFGDEQDEFSCNTLQPGCKQVCYDHAFPISQYRFWVFHIVLISTPAVVFLMYAMHHHRKDQAPTHGSTTSIAAANQSRHRLRLKRLYMVNVGFRLFSELGFLIGQCRLYGFRVEAQFPCSRFPCPHTVDCFTSRPMEKTVFLVFYFVVGVLSAFASLAELVHVAWKRGMACQDSLERQEDVEAWSGQEEGCFSPSVQKLSREGHGKRVKRTLLPLGRRGRNTRRSKGRRVISKASMRLCSFGPRDLGGGGSQKSASLLV